ccctaatcccctattaactgttttccctgagtttaattatgctattttgatttgtcgggatgttcggttttgagttttggagagttttgggacacctagtccctaaatgagagcttaagtgttggaaagttggccgttatcggaacagtgtgaagacgacctcagaatggaactccaatggttcagttagctccgttgggtgatttcgggctttggggcgtgatcggattgtgttttggagggccgtagctaatttaagcttgaaatgccgaaagttgaatttttggagtttccagttcgatagtgagattttaattcgagggtcagaatgaaattccggaaaatggagtagctccatagtgttaaatgtgatgtgtgtgcaaaatttcaggtcattcggacgaggtttgatagactttttgatcgaaagcaaatttctagagttttggagttcttaggcttgaatccgaggttaaattggtgttttgggGTTGTTTTcagcattccaaaggttggaacaagtttgaatgatgttttaggattggttggcatgtttggttgaggtctcaggggcttcgggtgagtttcgggtgcttaacggaagaTGAATTTAGACTTAGGAAGATTTTTGCATTGCTGGTAtctatcataactgcacctgcagtTTGGGTCCTGCAGGTGCGGATCCGCAGAAGCGTCATTTCAACCGCAAAAGCAGAACTGGGGAAGTCCAGCAGGAGCCACAGGTGCGAGAAGGATACCGCACCTGCGATGCCGCAAGTGCGAAAAATGTATCGCAGGAGCAGATATTTGGGACGTTAGTGATTTTCGCAGATGCAGTCAATTCTTCATAGAAGCGGGACCACATGTGAGGTCCCTTGACCGTAGATGCGGAAACAGCTaggcaaaaatatgaaattttgagggtttagtttcaaaagttggaaattcgatttggagctcgggataGGGTagttttgagaggaaattgaagaggagatcattgtgTAACGATTCGTTAatcctttctagttatattccatcaatctatagttagtttcatcatttaatttcggattggagatgaaaattggggaaaaattggaagaaagtttttagacctagaattcgacttttgattgagaatttgaccttagatttgaataatcttggtatgtatggactcgtgagagcgtgaggattctgaaaataaaatttttacctgatttcgagacgtgggccagagggcgttttggtcatttcaCATAGTTTCACGTGTTAGCTtaaaatttaattgtagaatcagttacttgaagtgttatttacattatgcaattgaattgactagattggggccatttggagttgagtactcgtggcaagagcgtggtttcgggttgattttgagtgaGTTCAAGGTAAgcgacttgtctaaccttgtgtgggggacctcccccttaggatatgatatatttgataattgaaatgccttgtacgtgaggtgacgagtgcgtacttgagctaaatGTTGAAAAAtctggtttttccttaagtatttcaattgcgaatttagcctgttgctagtttagaaaagcatgtttagttgacttaattgccatttgcttaaattgccttaattgcattaagtgaagcatgttaggctataATTAACTCTTTACTTGGTACGGcgtttagcttaattgggtattcttgtatTGCTGCTGTGTTTCTTTACTTGGGACTGCGGGACAtcatcccgagagatcccctgtacatatttatgatctgaactgaggtgcgggataccaagagatccctggcacgtatattgaggataccaagagatcctcgggataccgagagatccctagaatatattaaggataccaagagatccctagcatttattggggataccaagagatcctcgggataccaagagatctctagcatatattgaggataccaagagatcctccggataccaagagatccccagctatcatccttgttatgagtggtacttcctagtgttgcctttatttctgttttcGTTATTGTACTCCTTGTTATCTTGTGTAGATTTTTACTATAGATTCTCAATTGTGCtatttatcttatcctgtcatctcaTTATTTGTTTAACCTTAGTAGgaccttgaccttcctcgtcactacccaaccgaggttaggcttggcacttactgagtaccgctatggtgtactcatgccccttctacgcatgtttttcatttgcagatctaggtaccactactcaggcctatcatccttgaagaggctactactctagagacttcgaggtacatctgccgtgtccgcagaccgagaagtccctttctattcttacttttagtatttagcccttctgtatttttttcttttctttttagacattccggagttagagctatgtagtattgatcttagcttgtgatttgtggGCTTCCAGGTCTTGGATTCatgttttggtattgagagttaaacatggtgtatgccgaacgacacatttaaacactgttactgctttatttctgtcttaaattgttttacttccagaaattttggtttttcttccgcaatttaggcttacatAGTCGAAGAGACTatgtgccgtcacgatggttcacggagggagaaatggggtcatgacaagttggtatcagagctctaggtttataggagtcatggatcacaaaccgagttattagagtctcgctgattggtacggagacgtctgtacttatctacgagaggctatgtaactgttagaaaaattctacttcatttgatttcctcgtcgtgcaatattttgacatcataattctaaacttctgtcttctattcactcacagatggtgaggacacatgatacccgagatgatcagacactcgcaccccctactgcagccgtcagaggccggggctggggtagaggccgaggacacgcacgtggtgcagccagagcacttgCGCGAGCTACCGCCGAGTCACCACCAGAAGTTTCAttcggagtccaggcacctgacacgcctactgctaccactactccagctttccaggagactttggcacagttcatgagcatgtgcaccactctagctcaggaaGGGtttcttccccttgctgcagccacatctcaggccgggggaggagcatagactcccgccacccacactcctgagcagcgagtgcatgttgagcaggtccctgagattattcctataccgcctgcagtgccagtttagcccgaggacagggcaatgACTTtcgaggaggagcagctgaggcttgaaaggttcaagaggtacaagcctcctgtattcagtggtctagcatcggaggatgctctgggatttttatatgagagttaccgcattctccgtaccatgggtatatcaggatcgagcagggattccttcactactttctagcttcAAGGAGCCgcttatgagtggtggcgcacctatgagttagacagtccggataaggatgcttcactgacttggactcagttttcagttctgttcctgagagagtatgttcctcaaagcctcaaggacgcatggcgtgccgagtttgagcatttgcaccagggtgctatgactgtctcagagtttGTTGTccattacaccagtttggctaggcatgcaccagccttggtttctactgtccgcgagagggtttgtcggtttattgagggccttatttctagcatcaggtctagcatggctcgtgagttggatatggatatttcttatcagcaggtggtgagcattgctaggaggattgagggtatgcatgatagggagagagaggagaaggaggccaagaggtcttgagtgtcgggccattattctggtgctcgtaccccagctgcaggtcatcatggtaggggttatatgagtttcctcgttcattcagctcttccagcaccTAGTGCTGCTCCAGCTCCTCCCAGGCCTTAGGAGACTTATTATgaacctccggtttctagcgcgcttccaacgcggggtgctttcagaggtcagttcAGCAGACCTGGCAcgagccagtcacaaccgccacgtcctcccaaagcttgttttgagtgtggtgacacatgccacgtGGTGAAGGATTGGCCcaaacttgggaggggtgcacctccacagacttctcaaccacagtgtgccccgcaaagttctcaggctatggttgcagctccagttgctaccccacccgctcagccagctagaggtggaggttgcggtagtagaggtcaccctagagggggaggccaggcccgatactatgcccttcctacccataCCAAGGTTGTTGCTTCCGATTCTGtaatcacaggtattatactagtttgtcgcagagatgcatcggttctattcgatccaggctccacttattcttatgcttcttattttgctctgcatttgggtgtatcttgggattctttgagttcccctgtttatgtttctactcctgtgggagattctcttgttgtggaccgcatttatcggtcgtgtttggttgctcttagtggttttgagaccagagccgatttattgttgctcagcatggtagatttcgatattatcttgggcatggactggttgtcgccctattatgctattcttgattgtcataccaaaaccgtgacactagctatgccaggtgtaccgcgtgttgagtgtaagagtactttagatcacactcccagtagagtcatttcttttcttaaatctcagcgtatggttgacaaggggtgtgacgcgtatttagcttatatgagagatgtcagtattgatacccctttagttgatttAGTCCTAGTAGTATagaattttcccgatgtgtttccagctgaccttccgggcatggcgcctgatagagatattgattttggcattgatctgttgccgggcactcagcccatttctattcctccgtatcgtatggctcctcctgagttgaaggagttgaaggatcagttacaggaattgcttgataagggttttattcggcctagtgtatcaccttggggtgctcctgtctatattgtgaagaaaaaagatggttatATGCGTATGagtattgattatcaccagttgaacaaagtgacagttaagaaccattatcctttgcctcatattgatgatctgtttgaccaacttcaagGCGCAcgtgtgttttctaagattgatttatgCTCAGGTtcccatcagttgaagattcgagagccagatgtcccgaagactgctttcaagactcagtatggtcattacgaattccttgttatgtcatttgggttgaccaatgccccagcaacctttatgcatttgatacgcagtgtgttccggccgtatcttgactcgttcgtcattgcctttgttgatgatattctggtgtattcccagagGCGGGAAGATCATAAGCAGCAcatgaggactgtgcttcagactctaagagagaagaagttatatgctaagttctcgaaatgtgagttttggttggattcagtggcattcttaggccatgtggtatcgagtgagggtattcaggtggatacgaagaagataaaggccgtgtagagttggcccagaccatcctcagctatcgagatccatagtttccttggtttggcaggctactaccatcgttttgtggaggggttttcatcgattgcagcccctatgactaggttgacctagaaaGGTGCTCCGTTTTattggacggaagagtgtgaggtgagctttcagaagctcaagacagctttgaccacaaccctaattttgatattgcctacaggttcggggtcttatacggtctattgtgatacctcgagggttagcctcggagcggtgttgatgcaggacggtagggtgattgcctacgtgtccagacaattgaagatacatgagaagaactaccctattcacaaacttgagttagctgccattgttcacgccctgaatatttggcgccattatttatacggggttccctgtgagatttatactgaccatcggagcttgcagcacatgTTCAAGCAAACTGATCTAAATTTACGCcggaggaggtggttagagttgctgaaggactatgatatcactattctgtatcacgcgtgtaaggccaatgtggtgaccgatgctttgagtcgccgggaaGAGAGTTTGGAGAGTTTAgattatttaccagcatcagagaggcctatggcgatggatattcaggccttagccagccagtttgtgagattggatctttcagagcccagtcaggttctagcttgcgtggtttttTGGTCTTCCTTAATTGATCGTATCAAGGAGCGagagtatgatgaccctcatttgcttgtcctcaaggacaaggttcagcacggtgatacTAGAGATGTGACAATCGGTGATGATGGGGCATTGAGGATacaaggtcggatttgtgtatccattgttgatgggctttgggagtcgattctagaggaggcccatagtttgcggtattccatccatccgggtgccgcgaagatgtatcaggacttgaggcagcactactggtggaggtaGATGAAGacagatatagttggatttgtagctcggtgtctcaactgtcatcaggtgaagtatgagcaccagagaccgggtgggttgctttagcagatggaGATCCCAGAGTGGacgtgggagcggatcaccatggactttatagttgggctcccacggacattGAGAAAgatcgatgctatttgggtgattatggatcggccgATCatgtccgctcatttcattcctgtgtgtactacttattcttcggagcgattggcagagatttatatctgggagattgttcgtctgcatggtattttagtgtccatcatttcagatagaggtattcagttcacatcacggttctggagggctgtTCAGCATGATTtgggtacttgggtggagttgagtacaacatttcaccctcagacggacggacagtccgagcgtactattcagattcttgaggatatgctccgtgcatgtgtgatcgagtttggagggtcttgggatcagttcttgccattggcatagtttgcttacaacaacagctatcagtccagcattcagatggcaccatatgaggctttatatgggagacagtgtagatcaccagtgggttggtttgagtcaggcgaggctagattgttgggcacagacctggtttaggatgatttggagaaggttaaggtgattcaggatagactctgtacagcccagtccagacagaagagttacgcggaccggaaggtttgtgatgtttcccatatggttggagagcgagttctgcttcgggtttcgcctatgaagagcGTTATGAGATTCGAGAAGTAAAAAAAGTtaagtccgagatttattggcccttttgagatattgaggcgtattggggaggttgcttatgagcttgccttacctcccagcttggccagagttcatccggtattccatgtttcgatgctccgtaGGTATCACAGTGATCGACcgtacgtgttggatttcagttcagtccagttggacaaggatctatcttatattgaggagccagtggcaatattggacagacaggttagaaagctgaggtcaaagaacaatGTTTCGGTAAAGTTTTAGTGGTGGGGCCAGCCGATCGAGGAGGCgactgggagaccgagcaggatatgtgcagctgttaccctcatcttatcactacttcaggtatgtctctatgctcgttcgaggacgaacaaatgtttaagtgtagtaGGATGTGATAACCCCgtcggtcatcttaagaattaacgccccgatcccctattaactattttccccgagtttatttatgctattttgatttgctgggatgttccgttttgagtttcggagagttttgggacacttaatccctaaatgagagcttaagtgttggaaagttagccgtagtcagaacagtgtgatgatggcctcggaatggaaatacgatggttccgttagctcctttaggtgatttcgagcttaagggcatgatcggaatgtgttttggagggcagtagttaatttaggcttgaaatgccgaaagttgaatttttgcaGTTTCCGGTCCgacagtgagattttgatccgagggtcggaatgaagttccagaagttggagtagctccgtagtgttgaatgtgacgtgtgtgcaaaatttcaggttatttggacgaggtttgatagactttttgatcgaaagcgtatttctagagttttggagttcttaggcttgaatccgagtttAAATTgatgttttggtgttgttttgagagttccaaaggttggaacaagtttgaatgatgttttaggattggttggcatgtctggttgaggtcccgggggactcgggtgagtttcggatgcttaacggaagATGAATTTAGACTTAGGAAGATTTTTGCATTGCtggtatctgtcataaccgcacctgcggtttgggtcacGCAAGTGCGGAGCTGCAGAAGTGTCATTTAAACCGTAGAAGCCGAACTAGGGAAGTCCAGCAAGAGCCACAGGTGCGAGAAGGATACCACACCTGCGATGCCGCAGGTGCAGATATCGAGGAGCAGATATTTGGGACGTTAGTGATTTTCGCAGATGCGGTTGATTCTCTACAAAAGTGGGACCACAGGTGCGCTCccttgaccgcaaatgcggaaacagctgggcagaaatatgaaatttcgagggtttagtttcaaaagttggaaattcgatgtGGAGCTCGGGaaagggcgattttgagaggaaattgaagaggagatcattgggtaacgattctttaaccctttctagtaatattccatcaatctatagttagtttcatcatttaatttcggattggagatgaaaattggggaaaaattggaagaaagttcttagacctagaattcgacttttgattgagaatttgaccttatatttggataattttggtgtgCATGGATTCGTGAGagcgtgaggattctgaaaatataaattttacccgattcagAGATGTGGGCCCGAATAGTTTCACGTATTAGCTAAGAAtgtaattgtagaatcagttactttaagtgttatttatattatgcaattaaattgaatagatttggccatttggagtcgagtactcgtggcaagagcgtagttttgggttgattttgagcgggttcgaggtaagtgacttgtctaaccttgtgtgtgggacctcccccttaggatatgatatatttgataatttaaatgccttgtacgtgaggtgacgagcgcgtacttgagctaattgttgaaaaatccggtttttccttaagtatttcaattgagttcttttacatgttttattctacttgcgaatttagcctgttgctagtttagaaaagcatgtttagttgacttaattgcctatttgcttaaactgccttaattgcattatgtgaagcatgttaggctagaattaactatttacttggtatgacatttagcttaattgggtaatcttttgttgctgctgtgtgtctttactttgggactacgggacgacatcccgggagatcccctgtacgtatttatgatctgaactgaagtgcgggataccaagaaatccctggcacgtatattgaggataccaatagatcctcgggatactgagagatccctagcatatattgaggataccaagagatcctcaggataccaagagatccctagcatttattgaggataccaagagatcctcgggataccaagagatccccgactATCATCCTTGTTATAAGTGGTACTTCCTAGTGTTGCCTTtatttctgtttccgttattgtacacCTTGTTATCCTGTGtaaattcttactgtagattctcaattgtactatttatcttatcctgtcatctcattatttgtttaacctcagtagggccctaaccttcctcgtcactacccaaccgaggttaggcttggtacttactgagtactgttgtggtgtactcatgccccttttatgcatgtttttcatgtgcagatctaggtaccgctactcaggacTATCATCCTTGAAGTGGctactgctctagagacttcgaggtacatttgccgcatccgcagaccgagaatTCCCTTTCTATTCttacttttagtatttagcccttctgtattttttctgttcttattagacattctggagttagagctatgtagtattgatcttagcttgttatttgtgggttttcgggtcttggatttatgttttggtattgagagttaaacatggtgtatgccgaccGACACATTTAAACACTGCTAATGCTTTATTTCTGtcttaaattgttttacttccacaaattttggtttttcttccgcaggCTTACCTACTCGTAGAGACTatgtgccgtcacgatggttcacggagggtgaaccgggtTCGTGATATCTGTTATGCCCGAACACCGGTAAGTatatccacacctgtatgagaaaattaagacaaAATAAAGTTAAAAACTTAGAatgctatgtgagacaataacccttcctgttggacacatgcaagacttgcttgtgactatttttctaaaattaacctatgtggctaaaaatgcaagatttgggtAAGACCCCGTGAAGCCAAGAGCCTAAGACTTACTAAGAAAAccagaccctatgtgggttgcctacgtatcacgccccgaaagctgagaatcaggtatgcgtagttcggacagATTGGATATGGGCgagaattcaaaaaataatagagaaaaaaatattttttgtcttttttaaaaacaaaatgatgaaacatgtaaactctttttggattttcttttccctttttttttgattttttgattttcagaaaatgatgaaaaagtgcaaaatctttt
This sequence is a window from Nicotiana sylvestris chromosome 3, ASM39365v2, whole genome shotgun sequence. Protein-coding genes within it:
- the LOC138887592 gene encoding uncharacterized protein, which translates into the protein MFKQTDLNLRRRRWLELLKDYDITILYHACKANVVTDALSRREESLESLDYLPASERPMAMDIQALASQFVRLDLSEPSQVLACVVFWSSLIDRIKEREYDDPHLLVLKDKVQHGDTRDVTIGDDGALRIQGRICVSIVDGLWESILEEAHSLRYSIHPGAAKMYQDLRQHYWWR